A stretch of the Lactuca sativa cultivar Salinas chromosome 9, Lsat_Salinas_v11, whole genome shotgun sequence genome encodes the following:
- the LOC111895779 gene encoding pentatricopeptide repeat-containing protein At3g05340, producing MSSTWVFRKLRTNLPPWLSSLTHSPSSPKFILNQEQLCRLLSISGREGYFKVGSSIHGSLIKNPVFNNIHNPIENQYHVAIWNSLLFVYSKCGYLSDASKLFDKMPMKDAVSWNTIISGFFTQGLYNVGFDYFKTIYSSSGAHRFDRGTITTILSASEGSQFSNVNKMIHSLVIIHGYERETTVANALITSYFSSESFHSAKQVFEEINDRNVVTWTAMISGLAQNQYFEDSLKVFVEMPRGFVSPNLLTYLSTLMACSGLQALKEGCQIHCLLSKLGMDSDLHIESALMDMYSKCGSMQESWQIFESARVLDEVSMTVILAGFAQNGCEEEAIRVFARMMKEGIKIDSNTVSAILTAFNGDTSLSFGKQIQSLIIKKGFFSNPFVGNGLINMYSKCGELEESIKVFETIPEMTTVSWNSMIAAFGSHGDVSKALELYEKMREEGVEPTEITFLSLLNACSHGGLVNKGMEFLKSMEKDYKISPRKEHWACVVDMLGRGGFLNEAKSFIEGLQVKPDVQLWQALLGGCSIHGNMEIGKYAAGQLRLLTPNSPVPYVLMANIYSSKGRWKERAESIRGMKKVGVVKDVGISWIEIEKKVHTFVVDDRMHEETEGIFGILLVLFRHLTDEGYVPDKRFILRHWDDEGVVLSLQNQDE from the coding sequence ATGAGTTCAACGTGGGTTTTTCGAAAACTAAGAACCAATCTTCCGCCATGGCTCTCCTCTCTCACTCACTCTCCCAGCTCTCCAAAGTTCATCCTAAACCAGGAACAATTATGCCGTCTGTTATCCATATCGGGAAGAGAAGGGTATTTCAAGGTTGGATCTTCAATCCATGGCTCCTTAATCAAGAACCCAGTATTTAATAACATTCACAACCCTATCGAAAATCAATATCACGTAGCTATCTGGAATTCCCTCCTCTTCGTCTATTCAAAATGTGGCTACTTGTCTGATGCATCCAAACTGTTCGACAAAATGCCAATGAAAGATGCTGTGTCCTGGAACACGATCATATCAGGGTTTTTCACCCAAGGTCTCTACAATGTCGGATTCGATTACTTCAAAACCATCTACAGTTCTTCTGGTGCTCATCGTTTCGATCGTGGAACCATCACCACCATTTTATCTGCAAGTGAAGGATCGCAGTTCTCCAACGTTAACAAAATGATCCACTCCTTGGTAATCATCCATGGCTACGAGAGGGAAACCACAGTAGCAAATGCCCTAATCACATCGTACTTTTCTAGCGAATCTTTTCATTCCGCAAAACAAGTTTTTGAAGAGATCAATGATAGAAACGTAGTTACTTGGACAGCAATGATCTCAGGACTCGCACAAAATCAATATTTTGAAGATAGCTTGAAGGTGTTTGTGGAAATGCCTAGAGGATTCGTCTCTCCAAATCTACTAACATACTTGAGTACGTTAATGGCATGTTCTGGTTTACAAGCACTTAAAGAAGGGTGTCAGATCCATTGTCTCCTTTCAAAACTAGGCATGGATTCAGATCTGCATATAGAAAGTGCACTTATGGATATGTACTCTAAATGTGGCAGCATGCAAGAATCATGGCAGATTTTTGAATCAGCTAGGGTTCTTGATGAGGTCTCCATGACTGTAATTCTTGCAGGTTTTGCACAAAATGGATGCGAGGAAGAAGCTATTCGTGTGTTTGCAAGAATGATGAAAGAAGGAATCAAGATTGATTCAAACACAGTTTCTGCTATTCTAACTGCTTTCAATGGTGACACTTCCTTATCTTTTGGTAAACAAATCCAATCTTTAATCATTAAAAAAGGGTTTTTCTCAAATCCATTTGTGGGAAATGGACTAATCAACATGTACTCAAAATGTGGCGAATTGGAAGAATCAATCAAAGTGTTCGAAACAATTCCTGAGATGACCACAGTTTCATGGAACTCCATGATTGCAGCTTTTGGTTCTCATGGTGATGTTTCCAAAGCTCTTGAACTATATGAAAAGATGAGAGAAGAAGGTGTGGAGCCGACAGAAATTACGTTTTTGTCCTTGCTTAATGCTTGTAGTCATGGAGGTTTAGTAAACAAAGGCATGGAGTTTTTAAAATCCATGGAGAAAGATTATAAAATTAGTCCAAGAAAAGAGCATTGGGCTTGTGTAGTTGACATGTTAGGGAGAGGTGGATTTTTGAATGAGGCGAAAAGTTTTATAGAGGGACTACAAGTGAAGCCTGATGTACAACTCTGGCAAGCATTGTTGGGTGGTTGTAGTATACATGGGAATATGGAGATTGGGAAGTATGCAGCAGGGCAATTGCGTCTTTTGACACCGAATAGTCCTGTGCCTTATGTTTTGATGGCGAATATTTATTCTTCAAAAGGGAGGTGGAAAGAGAGGGCGGAAAGTATAAGAGGAATGAAGAAGGTTGGAGTGGTGAAGGATGTAGGGATAAGTTGGATTGAGATTGAGAAAAAAGTTCATACATTTGTTGTTGATGATCGTATGCATGAGGAAACCGAGGGTATTTTTGGGATTTTGTTGGTTTTGTTTAGACATTTGACGGATGAAGGGTATGTACCGGATAAGAGGTTTATTTTAAGGCATTGGGATGATGAAGGGGTAGTTTTGTCATTGCAAAATCAAGATGAATAA
- the LOC111895780 gene encoding uncharacterized protein LOC111895780, translating into MASLISKSSMASSYYSNICCSSSPPSASIPKLPSSTCFPSSIYPLESCGYNGISLQRPPFDSRTYAKFDKFEGQSSNDEFEEISSASLQQEVEEEGDSCLPSDLEGAVRQSSEATAAFVSSGGMRAIVELLIPQLQFLDDEGAQAELWELSRIFVDALIQETGCQRVKAIFPDAGAAALLKYRWNDATFSFASLSDRKPVEKEDEIIVMVVPDYQMLDYVERIASDLSDDPPRPLIMWNPRLISEDVGVGFNVRKLRRYFLRSFTTVYSMKPLPTGAVFRCYPGLWKVFFDDKDRPNRYLLAREMISRPVSEDLEIIFGEGGDDTEEGPSFFGQAVGIFKSINRFMKVISK; encoded by the exons ATGGCCTCCCTGATTTCCAAATCTTCCATGGCTTCCTCCTATTACTCAAACATCTGTTGttcttcttctcctccttctGCGTCTATTCCCAAATTACCCTCTTCCACCTGCTTCCCATCGTCTATCTACCCCCTTGAATCATGTGGCTACAACGGAATTTCACTCCAAAGACCTCCATTCGATTCTAGAACGTATGCCAAGTTTGACAAGTTTGAAGGACAATCTTCAAATGACGAATTTGAGGAAATCTCATCAGCTTCACTTCAAcaagaagtagaagaagaaggTGACAG TTGCTTGCCTTCTGATTTGGAGGGTGCAGTTCGACAATCAAGTGAAGCAACTGCTGCTTTTGTGTCTTCAGGAGGAATGAGAGCCATT GTGGAGCTTTTGATTCCACAGTTGCAGTTTCTTGATGATGAAGGTGCTCAGGCTGAACTCTGGGAACTATCTAGAATTTTTGTGGATGCACTCATCCAGGAAACTGGATGTCAG AGAGTCAAAGCAATATTTCCAGATGCTGGTGCTGCTGCTCTTTTGAAGTATAGATGGAATGATGCCACTTTCAGTTTTGCTAG CTTAAGTGACAGAAAGCCTGTGGAGAAAGAAGATGAAATTATTGTGATGGTAGTGCCAGATTATCAGATGTTGGATTATGTAGAGAGAATAGCATCCGATTTATCAGATGATCCg CCACGACCTTTGATTATGTGGAATCCACGTCTTATTAGTGAGGATGTTGGAGTTGGATTCAATGTTCGGAAGTTGAGAAGATACTTCTTAAG ATCTTTTACAACGGTTTACTCAATGAAGCCTCTACCTACGGGCGCTGTATTTAGATGCTATCCCGG ATTATGGAAGGTGTTCTTTGACGACAAGGATAGACCAAATCGTTATCTACTAGCCAGGGAAATGATAAGTCGTCCTGTCTCAGAAGACCTTGAG ATAATATTTGGAGAAGGTGGAGATGATACGGAGGAGGGGCCATCATTTTTTGGTCAAGCCGTAGGAATTTTCAAATCAATCAATAGATTCATGAAAGTTATCTCCAAGTGA